AATGATCGGTACATATGGTGAAGACAGCGGAGGCAATCCTGTAGTTGAAAATACATTCGGTAAACCTGTAGGATTCTTTAGGTATACCATAGGAACCACTGACGTAGATTTGTATGCAACCTCATTTCAGACTGTAAATGCAGACAATTATGGTGATTATTTTGCCGGATTAACGCCGGACAGAAGTACATATGAAGATTATTTCAAAGATTTTGGTGATCCGCAGGAAAGGATGATTGCCGAAGCACTGCATTACAGTCTGAATGGAAGCTGGTTGTCCAGTACTTCTAAGACAGCACTGGCTTCTGTCAATAAGTTGCGAAATGAAAAATATATAAACCGACAGAGTATAGATGTCCGCGCACATGCAAATGGTATGTACAAGTTTCAGACGGGACGGTTAAAATAAATGTAAATGTTTAAAAGATTCCTTACTTTGCAAGTAGGATTGATATAGAAAGCTATGAAAAAAGAAAAACCGGCCACAATAAAAGAAATAGCCAGAAAGCTGAAGATATCTCCTTCTACAGTTTCCAGAGCGCTGAATGATCATCCGAGTATTGGGTTGGTAACCACGATGCGGGTGAAAAAAATGGCTGAGGAAATGAATTATGAGCCGAATCAGACTGCTATTTTCTTTAAACAACGAAAGACATTTACAATAGGTGTAGTATTACCCAGTCTTTCCGAACCCTTTTTCTCTGCTGCCATCAGTGAAATCGAAAACTTTGCTAATGAGCGTAAGTATACGGTGATCATGGGGCAGTCGATGGATGATGCAGAAAGAGAATTACGGATCTTGCAAACCCTCAAAAAACATCGTGTTGACGGCGTATTGATGTCCATAGGAAAGAATACCAATTCTTTTGATTTTATCAGGAGTATGGAAGAATCGGAGATTCCGGTCGTATTTTTTGACTGTGTTCCTAATCTGAATGATATTGACCGTATAGAATGCGATCTGGCTACAGGAGTATATGAAGCTATCGATGCTTTTGTATCCCGCGGACATCAGAAGATTGCCCTGATCAACGGGCCTGATACTCTGTTAGCTTCCGAAGAACGTAAACTCGCCTATATAAAGGGGTTGAGAAAGAATGATATTGCATTTGACGACCGTTATCTCGTCAATACGGATCTTACTGAAGAAGGAAATGAAGAAGCGATGAACAAGCTCCTTACTCTATCGGACAGGCCTTCGGCTATATTATCTTTCAATGACTTTGTCACGCTGGATGTTATGAAATTTGCGAGACAGAGAGGCGTATCGCTGAACAGTGATATCCATTTTATCAGTTTTGCCAACTATCCGTTGTGGAAATATATGGAAAATCCTCCAATGGGAAGTATTGAGCAGTTTCCCGATCAGCAGGCTAAGAAAGCAGCAGAGATTCTGTTTGACCGCCTGGAAAATAAGGAGGACTATAAGCCTCAGCAATTTATATTTAAGTCCCGCTTAATATTGCAATAGACAATATAGGGCTCGCTAAATAATGCTATTATTTCGCTTCCTGCCCAGAAGTATAAAAAACTAAAAAGGCATTCAATTTCTTGAATGCCTTTTTTATGGGGTAGGTTATTGCCTACAAGTGGATCACTTCACCATATGCATCAGCACAGGCTTCCATGATCGCTTCACTCATGGTCGGGTGAGGATGTACAGACTTGATCATTTCATGACCTGTCGTCTCTAATTTACGGGCTACAACGATCTCTGCGATCATTTCAGTAACATTAGCTCCGATCATATGTGCACCTAATAATTCTCCGTATTTCGCATCGAAAATTACTTTTACAAAACCGTCTTTAGCTCCGGCAGCAGAAGCTTTTCCGGATGCTGAGAATGGGAATTTACCAACTTTTAGTTCGTATCCCGCCTCTTTAGCTGCTTTTTCAGTGTAACCAACAGATGCAATTTCAGGTGAACAATATGTACAACCCGGGATATTATTATAGTCGATGGCTTCTACATGAAGACCTTTTATTTTTTCTACACAAGTGATTGCCTCAGCAGAAGCAACGTGAGCCAGGGCCTGACCTTTCACGATGTCACCAATAGCATATACACCTTCTACATTTGTTTTGTAGAAATCGTCTACCAGTACACGACCTTTATCTGTTTTCACACCTGTCTCTTCTAGGCCGATATTCTCGATATTAGGGGTGATACCTACAGCAGAAAGTACAATCTCTGCTTCCAGAGTTTCTACTCCTTTAGCTGTCTTGATACTTACTTTGCTTAATTCTCCTTTGGTGTCTACAGACTGAACTTCAGATTTTGTTAAGATATTGATACCTGCTTTTTTGAGGCTTTTTTCCAGTTGTTTGGATACTTCTTCATCCTCTACAGGAACGATACGATCCATGAATTCTACGATAGTGACCTGAGTACCCATCGCATTGTAGAAATAAGCAAATTCAACACCGATTGCTCCTGAACCCACTACAACCATTGATTTTGGTTTATTTGGTAAGGTCAATGCCTGACGGTAACCAATAATTTTTTTGCCATCCTGTGGTAAATTAGGTAATTCGCGTGAACGTGCTCCGGTCGCCAGAATTGTATGTTTGGCTGTATATTCTTTTGTCGCTCCGTCAGCTCCTTTCACTTCTACTTTACCACCTTTTTTGATTTTGGCAGTACCATTGATGACATCAATCTTGTTCTTTTTCATAAGAAACTGGATTCCTTTGCTCATACCATCAGCAACTCCGCGGCTTCTTTTGACAATCGCATCAAAATCTGCTTCTCCGCCCTGAACTTTGATTCCGTAGTCTTCAGCGTGATTCAGATATTCAAAAACCTGTGCGCTTTTGATTAATGCTTTTGTAGGAATACAGCCCCAGTTGAGACAGATTCCGCCTAATGATTCGCGCTCAACGATCGCAGTCTTAAAGCCCAATTGAGCAGCTCTGATGGCAGCAACATACCCCCCAGGACCACTTCCAATTACAATGATGTCGTAATTCATATGATATAATTTGTCTTTTTTAGTTATCCGTAATTTCCGTTCTTCTTTATAAATACTGATTTATTCCAATCCCGGATACTGCAGATAATAATTTCTGTAGTTGATTTAGTGATGTGCGTTCATGACTAAAAATGAACACACAATCTCCTCCAAATGTACGTATTATTTTTTAATCTGCCATGTAATGGAAATGCAATTGTTTGCATACAAATGCATTAAATCCATTCGTAAAGGTGTCATTTGTCAGTTATTAGTCAAAGAGAAACATAGTCAGATCTTTGTGATCAAATTAGTATTACTTTTGAAGTTTGAAGATATTATTATGCTAAGACTTTTTAGACAAATCGCTTTATGGGAAGCGATCTCCACCATTCTCCTTTTCTGTTTTGCGATGCCTCTGAAGTATTTCGCAGATATCCCAGAAGCTGTACGTATCGCCGGATCTATTCACGGTTTTTTGGTCGTCATATTTGTAATTATGCTCGTCGCCTGTACAGTAGAGTACAAATGGCCCTTAATTAAAGCTTTGAAGTATTTTGTGGTCTCGATGATCCCGGTTGCTTCTTTCTGGGTAGAATTGGATCTGAAAAAAGAAATTACAAAAAATGCTAAAGGAGTTGCTTAATCAGCTTCTCCTTTGTTAATCCGTTCAATACCCATATAGGCATATGTAATTTCTGTTCTGCCGTGCGGAGTAGGAGTGCCTTCCTCATTCAGGTTTACAAATACCAGTTTTTCAATTGAAAGTATGGTCTTTCTGGTGATTTTATTCCTTACTTCGCATTTCATGGTCAATGATGTCGTGCCAAAGGCTATTGCTTCTATGCCGAGTTCTATGATATCTCCCTGTCTGGCTGAACTTACAAAGTTGATTTCTGAAATATACTTGGTAACTACAAAAGGATTGCCCAGTTGTACTATTGCATATATTACTGCTTCTTCATCGATCCATCTCAGTAATGTCCCTCCGAATAATGTTCCATTCGGATTGAGATCCTCAGGCTTGATCCATTTTCTGGTGTAAAAATTCATGATTTACGTATTTAGAGTTGAGGTGTGTATAGGGATAGTCGGGTTTAGCTCTTCGTACGGAGTTGTATAGTGGAGATATTGATTTCTGTACGCTGTATTTATTCCGGATGGTAGATTCCCCGATCTGTTTGATAAAAAAAGAAGGGCAAATAAATCGCCCTTCTTTGTTATATTGTTTAAGCGTGTATTGCCCTGTTAGCAGTTGCTGCCAGAGCTGCCTCTTTAAGTGCTTCTGTGAATGTCGGGTGAGCATGGCATATACGACCGATATCTTCTGCTGAAGCACGGTATTCCATCGCTACTACCGCTTCTGCAATCATATCTGCAGCACGAGGTCCGATCATATGTACGCCTAATACTTCGTCAGTCTCTGCGTCTGCCAGTACTTTGATAAATCCATCGGTGTCTCCGGATGCCTTAGCACGTCCTGAAGCTTTGAATGAAAATGAACCTGATTTATATTTTTTACCGGCTTCTTTAAGCTGCTCTTCTGTCTGACCAACAGAAGCTACTTCCGGCCACGTATAGACTACACCCGGGATCAGGTTATAATCAATATGCGGTTTTTGTCCTGCTATTCTTTCTGCTACAGCTATACCTTCATCTTCTGCTTTGTGAGCAAGCATAGCACCTTTGATCACATCTCCGATAGCGTAGATGCCCGGAACAGTTGTTTCCAGGTGATCGTTTACCGGGATTTTGTTGCCTCTTTCTTCTGGCTGTATACCAATGTTTTCCAGACCAAGACCAGCTGTATATGCTACGCGACCGACAGAAACGATACAATAATCACCTTCTAATGAGATTTCCTGACCTTTAGGATCTTCAGCAGTAACGGTTACCTTTTTACCTTTTACAGATGCACCGGTTACTTTGTGACCCAAAAGGAATTCCATTCCTAAAGACTTTTTCAATACACGTTGCAATTCTTTACCTAATCCGCCATCCATTGTGCTGATGATAGATTTAGCAAATTCTACAACTGTAACTTTTGCACCAAGACGTGCATATACAGATCCTAACTCAAGCCCGATTACACCACCACCGATGACGATCAGATTTTTAGGGATTTCTGTTAAAGATAAAGCCTCTGTAGAAGTAATGATGCGTTTCTTGTCTACCGGAAGGAACGGTAAAGCCGTTGGCTTAGAACCTGTCGCGATAATGACATTTTTAGTCGTAAGTTGTTCAGTTTTGCCATCTTCTTTAGTAACTAAAATGGTGTTTTTATCTACGAAAGAACCAACTCCCTGAAAACTGTCTATTTTATTTTTCTTAAATAAATAAGTGATACCTGCTGTGTTTTGAGCAATGACATCGTCTTTACGAGCCATCATTTTTTTAATATCAACCTTTAGATTACTTAGGCTAATCCCATGACCTTCGAAGCTGTGAGCAGCATTGTGATAATGCTCTGAAGAGTCTAATAATGCTTTGGAAGGAATACATCCTACATTAAGACAAGTACCTCCAAATGTACTATACTTTTCGATTACGGCAGTTTTTAAACCTAATTGCGCGCAACGGATGGCAGCCACATATCCACCTGGCCCGCTTCCGATTACTATTACGTCGTATTGCATAAAGTTTGATTTTTATTTTGCTGCCAAAGTTAATGATTATTAATACTATTCGTAAGGAACAGCGTAAAATAAAACGGTTTTTACACAAAAAAGACACCCCGGAAGGTGTCTTTTCTTATGTTGTTTTTACAGTCCGGTTATTCTGCAACGATTTTACCTTGCATAATACCGAAGTGACCCGGAAAACTACAGATAAAAGAGTAAACACCTTTCTCTAATGTAAAGGTAATTTTATCTGTTTCACCCGGTCCCAATAATTTTGTGTGTGCAATAATAGATGAAGCAGAAGATTTGGGAATATATTCGCTCGCTGCTGCTCCGGCTGCTTCACCACCAAAAGTAGCGATATCAGTACCTGGCTTAAGGATTACGACGTTGTGTCCCATTGATTCTTTCGGCTGTTGACCTGCATTTTTAAAAGTCAATTCCACAGGCTCACCAGCTTTCACGCGAAACAGATCTTTGTCATATTTCATCTGATCATTTCCTTCTAAAGAAAGGGTATTCGAAATCGCTACATTTTCGATTCCAGGAACCGTTTCTTCAGTTGTCTGAGTTTCTGTACTTGTTGTTTCTGTATTCCCTTCTGTCGAAGTTTTTTTGCTTTCACCGCCACAAGATGCAAACGCTACAGCAAGAGCTAAAGCAGGAATAATAAATAATTTTTTCATTGTGAACTATGTATTTAAACTTTTATAAAAATATACAATATTTATGGTTTATCTAAATTATCAGTTCTTGAAGTCTAACTTAATTTGCTTTTTCTTCTCGATGACTTCAATAATACGATTATAAAGATCGATTGCATCAAAAGGTTTTCCGATTACACCGTCTGCTCCAACCTCATATGCTTCTGCCTGTTCTGACTCTAAAACAGATGCGGAAATAGTGATTATAGGCGTATTTGCCTTGACAGGGTCTGCGTGATTCTTGATTTCCCTGATCGCTTCAAAGCCACTCATAATAGGCATATGAGTGTCCATCATGATTAAGTCATAATTTTTATTTTCTACATTTTCCAGTGCGGATTTTCCATTTTTGACAATATCCACCTCACAATCCCAGCTTTTCAGAATATGGGAAAGCATAAAACTATTGAGGTCATTGTCCTCTGCAATTAAAACTATCAAACGCTCGAATTTAGGTAATTGGGTATATAGTTGCTCTATTTTTGAGTCTGTCACATCATAACTCTCGGCCTTTTCAAACCAACATTGAAATGAAAATTCACTGCCTTCATTATACACACTGGTGGCGTCTACGGATCCATTGAAAAGATCAGCAAGTCGTTTGACAATAGCCAATCCGAGACCTGTTCCACCAAATTTTTTTGTAATACCATCATCAGCCTGCTCAAAGGCCAGGAATATCTTATTCAGTGATTCTGCACGTATACCTATTCCTGTATCTTTCACACTGAAGCGTATAAAATAACTGTTATCTTTTACTTCCAGAATCTTAATACTTAATGTTACCTTTCCCTTTTCGGTAAATTTCAAACCATTAGAGATAAAGTTGCTCAGTATCTGTTGCAGACGCAATGAGTCCGTCTTGACATAAGTAGGTAGGTCGCTGTCAATATTCATCTCAAATTCAAGATTCTTATTGGCAGCCTTTATTTTGAATATTTTATTGAGATCATCGAATAAATCCTGAAACACAAGGTTTTCGAATTCCAGTTTCATCATTCCGGAGTCTATCTTCGAAATATCAAGAATATCATTGATAATTAATAATAAGGAATGTGAAGCACTATCGAGCCGGTTTACCCAATCCTTTTGTTCACTGGATAGCGTAGAACTGCGGAGCATCTGCGTGATTCCCATAATTCCGTTGATCGGAGTACGGATCTCGTGACTCATATTGGCAAGGAAGATCTCTTTTGATTTTCTGGCTTGTTCAGCTTCTTCTTTAGACCGGATCAGTTCCTGTTTGGATTGTTCCAGCTCCGCATTTTTTTCTTTGATCTGAAGCTGGGTCAATACCTGTTGCATAAAAGATTTAACTTTGGCTATCGTAATTTCCGGACTTAAAGGCTTGTAAAGATAGTCTACTGCCCCGCTGTTAAGACCCTGAATCAGATATTTATCTTCTTTTGATATAGCAGTCACCATTATTGCAATGATTTCCCGTGTTTTGGGATTACTTTTGAGAATGGAGACAAATTCAAAACCATTAATTTCAGGCATTTGAACATCAATGAGCGCAATTGCGATATCCTCTTTCCAACATAGTCTCAACGCTTCATTAGGATCCGAACTGCTTAGGATATTTAATCCCTCAATATCTTCCAGGAGAGCTTTTAAACTAATGATGTTCTCAATTTTGTCATCTAAAATTAACAGATTTAGCTTTTTCATGTTACTAATTCTTGATATTTTGTTTGTGTAGATCTAATATGAAATCAATAATTCCTTTATTATCCATAATATGATGATAAGCCCCTAGCTTTATTGCAGATTCAGGCATAGTTGATATTTCAGCTATAGCAGGGTTCTGTACAATACATGTACCATTCATTTTTTTGATATAGGCTAATCCGTCTGCACCATCCTGATTGGCTCCGGAGAATAAAAAACCAAAGGTGGCAGACTGGTAGACATCTGCAGCAGATTCCATAGTGACATCAATAGAAGGTCTGCAAAATTGTACAGGTTCAGATGAATCGAGAGAGAATGTATAATCCGGTTCTACCAGTAAATGATAACCGGGAGGAGCAAAGTAAGCTACTCCGGCCTGAATATGTTCTTTATCTTCAGCAATCTTGACCTCGATTTTGCATTTTTTGGATAAGCTGCTTTCTATATTGGTTTCATATTTTGCATTGCGGTGAAGAATAACGATAACCGGAACAGACATGTCTGCAGGCAGGCATTTCAGGGTTTCCACTAAAATACTGTAACTCCCGGCGGATCCAGCTAATATGATGATCTTTTGCTGATTCATATCTCTCTCGTACTATGCAATTTTTTGGTAAATATTATACTTTTTGTTGATCAGTTTAAATTTGGATGCTATCTCCTGATGATGTAAGGTTTCCTTTGAACCCAGACAAAGAAATCCGAAGAGACACAAAGATTCATAGAAGAGTCTGATCACGCTTTGTTGTAATTCCAGATCAAAATAAATCAATACATTCCGGCAGGTAATAAGTTGAAATTCATTGAATACTCCATCTGAAACCAGATTGTGTGAAGAGAATAAAATGTTTTTCTTGAGATCATTATTGATCGATGCGGCATCATACATTGCTGTGTAATAATCAGACAGCGAGTGGACCGTCCCGGATTTCAGAAAGTTGTCTGAATAGTCTTTAATCTTTTGAAGAGAATAGATACCTTTTTTTGCCTGTTCAAGTACAATATTATTAATGTCTGTGCCATAGATAAAAGACCTTTCGTATAGTCCCGCTTCTTTCAAAAGAATCGCTAATGAGTATACTTCCTCTCCTGAGGAACAACCTGCACTCCAGCTTTTGATTCTTGGGAAAGAGGCCAGATAAGGAAACACATCCTCTCTCATAGCCTTGTAAAAAAAAGGATCCCTGAACATTTCAGTCACATTTACGGTCAGTTCAATTATAAAATGATTGAAATAGCCCGGAGTATTGACCAGTGCTGTTTTTAAAGCCACCAAATCCATTCTGTCTATTTCCATAAGACGTGTTACTCTCCGTTTCAAAGACGCTCTGGAATAACCGGAAAGATCCATGCCATTTACATTCTTTACTAATTCTATTAATTCTTCTAATTCTGAAAATGAAATCATCTTTCAATCTAACTTAACCAAACCCGCATTAATGATATTAGTTTGTCCAGATCTATGGGCTTACTGATATAGTCATTAGCACCGATCTGTATTGTCCTTTCCCGATCCCCTTTCATGGCTTTAGCCGTGACAGCGATAATAGGAAGCTGAGCAAACTTTTTATTTTCACGTATCTTTTCTATAGCCTCAAATCCATCCATCTCAGGCATCATAATATCCATCAGCACCAAATCAAAATCCGGATACTTATCCAGCAACTGTAAAGCTTCTCTACCGTTATTTGCAATCTCAATCTGCATATTATAGGCCTCAAAGGCGGTACTTAGTGCAAAGACATTACGCATATCATCATCCGCAATCAATACTTTCTTTCCGGCAAGAGCTTTCTCCATGATCACTTCCCCTTTGGTATGGGTAGGTATTTTCTGACTTCCCTTATTGCTTTTGAGTCTGTTAAGAAATAAGTTGACCTCATCGATCAGACGGGTGTTGGACTTCCCTGATTTAAGGACCATAGCTTGGGTATGTCTTAAAATACGCTCCGTGCTTTCCTGAGACAATTCCATAGCCGTATTAATAATAATAGGCGTATGCTGATAAGTATCAATCGCTTTGATATCATCCAGTAACTCCAGACCAGACTTGTCAGGAAGATTGATGTCCAAAATAATACAGTCGTATGATTTTTTCTCCGCCAGGATTTCCATAGCCTCATCTGCGTTGAATGCCTGATCAACCACGGTATTGCGCTCGTTCAGAGAGGATTTGATAAAATCACTTTGTAAGGTATGATCCTCAATGATCAGTACGCGTTTTAGAGGAGTGGAGATAAGTGACTTGATCGTTTTGAATGCGTTTTCCAAAGAATCTTCAGTAACAGGTTTTCTCAAAAAACCAATAGCTCCTTTGTTGATAGGCTCATCCTTATGAAGAGAGGCGGCCGACATCATGTGTACCGGGATGTCTTTGGTATTGTCATCGTTTTTGAGCTTTTTCAATACTTCCCATCCATCTATTATCGGCAGCATAATATCCAGAATAATTGCATCCGGTTGCGTTTGAATTGCCATCTCTAAACCTTCTTTGCCATTATAAGCCACACTTGGATCAAATCCATGCTCCACAGCATAATCTTTCAGAATCT
The Sphingobacterium spiritivorum genome window above contains:
- the lpdA gene encoding dihydrolipoyl dehydrogenase, whose product is MNYDIIVIGSGPGGYVAAIRAAQLGFKTAIVERESLGGICLNWGCIPTKALIKSAQVFEYLNHAEDYGIKVQGGEADFDAIVKRSRGVADGMSKGIQFLMKKNKIDVINGTAKIKKGGKVEVKGADGATKEYTAKHTILATGARSRELPNLPQDGKKIIGYRQALTLPNKPKSMVVVGSGAIGVEFAYFYNAMGTQVTIVEFMDRIVPVEDEEVSKQLEKSLKKAGINILTKSEVQSVDTKGELSKVSIKTAKGVETLEAEIVLSAVGITPNIENIGLEETGVKTDKGRVLVDDFYKTNVEGVYAIGDIVKGQALAHVASAEAITCVEKIKGLHVEAIDYNNIPGCTYCSPEIASVGYTEKAAKEAGYELKVGKFPFSASGKASAAGAKDGFVKVIFDAKYGELLGAHMIGANVTEMIAEIVVARKLETTGHEMIKSVHPHPTMSEAIMEACADAYGEVIHL
- a CDS encoding acyl-CoA thioesterase, which codes for MNFYTRKWIKPEDLNPNGTLFGGTLLRWIDEEAVIYAIVQLGNPFVVTKYISEINFVSSARQGDIIELGIEAIAFGTTSLTMKCEVRNKITRKTILSIEKLVFVNLNEEGTPTPHGRTEITYAYMGIERINKGEAD
- a CDS encoding plastocyanin/azurin family copper-binding protein — translated: MKKLFIIPALALAVAFASCGGESKKTSTEGNTETTSTETQTTEETVPGIENVAISNTLSLEGNDQMKYDKDLFRVKAGEPVELTFKNAGQQPKESMGHNVVILKPGTDIATFGGEAAGAAASEYIPKSSASSIIAHTKLLGPGETDKITFTLEKGVYSFICSFPGHFGIMQGKIVAE
- a CDS encoding LacI family DNA-binding transcriptional regulator — encoded protein: MKKEKPATIKEIARKLKISPSTVSRALNDHPSIGLVTTMRVKKMAEEMNYEPNQTAIFFKQRKTFTIGVVLPSLSEPFFSAAISEIENFANERKYTVIMGQSMDDAERELRILQTLKKHRVDGVLMSIGKNTNSFDFIRSMEESEIPVVFFDCVPNLNDIDRIECDLATGVYEAIDAFVSRGHQKIALINGPDTLLASEERKLAYIKGLRKNDIAFDDRYLVNTDLTEEGNEEAMNKLLTLSDRPSAILSFNDFVTLDVMKFARQRGVSLNSDIHFISFANYPLWKYMENPPMGSIEQFPDQQAKKAAEILFDRLENKEDYKPQQFIFKSRLILQ
- a CDS encoding response regulator, translating into MKKLNLLILDDKIENIISLKALLEDIEGLNILSSSDPNEALRLCWKEDIAIALIDVQMPEINGFEFVSILKSNPKTREIIAIMVTAISKEDKYLIQGLNSGAVDYLYKPLSPEITIAKVKSFMQQVLTQLQIKEKNAELEQSKQELIRSKEEAEQARKSKEIFLANMSHEIRTPINGIMGITQMLRSSTLSSEQKDWVNRLDSASHSLLLIINDILDISKIDSGMMKLEFENLVFQDLFDDLNKIFKIKAANKNLEFEMNIDSDLPTYVKTDSLRLQQILSNFISNGLKFTEKGKVTLSIKILEVKDNSYFIRFSVKDTGIGIRAESLNKIFLAFEQADDGITKKFGGTGLGLAIVKRLADLFNGSVDATSVYNEGSEFSFQCWFEKAESYDVTDSKIEQLYTQLPKFERLIVLIAEDNDLNSFMLSHILKSWDCEVDIVKNGKSALENVENKNYDLIMMDTHMPIMSGFEAIREIKNHADPVKANTPIITISASVLESEQAEAYEVGADGVIGKPFDAIDLYNRIIEVIEKKKQIKLDFKN
- a CDS encoding DUF3817 domain-containing protein; translation: MEMQLFAYKCIKSIRKGVICQLLVKEKHSQIFVIKLVLLLKFEDIIMLRLFRQIALWEAISTILLFCFAMPLKYFADIPEAVRIAGSIHGFLVVIFVIMLVACTVEYKWPLIKALKYFVVSMIPVASFWVELDLKKEITKNAKGVA
- a CDS encoding CheR family methyltransferase, producing the protein MISFSELEELIELVKNVNGMDLSGYSRASLKRRVTRLMEIDRMDLVALKTALVNTPGYFNHFIIELTVNVTEMFRDPFFYKAMREDVFPYLASFPRIKSWSAGCSSGEEVYSLAILLKEAGLYERSFIYGTDINNIVLEQAKKGIYSLQKIKDYSDNFLKSGTVHSLSDYYTAMYDAASINNDLKKNILFSSHNLVSDGVFNEFQLITCRNVLIYFDLELQQSVIRLFYESLCLFGFLCLGSKETLHHQEIASKFKLINKKYNIYQKIA
- the lpdA gene encoding dihydrolipoyl dehydrogenase; protein product: MQYDVIVIGSGPGGYVAAIRCAQLGLKTAVIEKYSTFGGTCLNVGCIPSKALLDSSEHYHNAAHSFEGHGISLSNLKVDIKKMMARKDDVIAQNTAGITYLFKKNKIDSFQGVGSFVDKNTILVTKEDGKTEQLTTKNVIIATGSKPTALPFLPVDKKRIITSTEALSLTEIPKNLIVIGGGVIGLELGSVYARLGAKVTVVEFAKSIISTMDGGLGKELQRVLKKSLGMEFLLGHKVTGASVKGKKVTVTAEDPKGQEISLEGDYCIVSVGRVAYTAGLGLENIGIQPEERGNKIPVNDHLETTVPGIYAIGDVIKGAMLAHKAEDEGIAVAERIAGQKPHIDYNLIPGVVYTWPEVASVGQTEEQLKEAGKKYKSGSFSFKASGRAKASGDTDGFIKVLADAETDEVLGVHMIGPRAADMIAEAVVAMEYRASAEDIGRICHAHPTFTEALKEAALAATANRAIHA
- a CDS encoding chemotaxis protein CheB produces the protein MNQQKIIILAGSAGSYSILVETLKCLPADMSVPVIVILHRNAKYETNIESSLSKKCKIEVKIAEDKEHIQAGVAYFAPPGYHLLVEPDYTFSLDSSEPVQFCRPSIDVTMESAADVYQSATFGFLFSGANQDGADGLAYIKKMNGTCIVQNPAIAEISTMPESAIKLGAYHHIMDNKGIIDFILDLHKQNIKN